The following proteins are encoded in a genomic region of Terriglobales bacterium:
- a CDS encoding s-methyl-5-thioribose-1-phosphate isomerase: GVIRAAVEAGKKIHVFADETRPFLQGSRLTAWELNKDGIPTTVISDNMAGAMMRQGKIGAVVVGADRIAANGDVANKIGTYTVAVLAKEHGIPFYVAAPWSTVDLATPDGDGIPIEQRAATEVTHFAGKRLTPEGVGVENPAFDVTPNNYIAAIITERGLARAPYQNSLKQLANGRK; this comes from the coding sequence GGGGTGATCCGCGCGGCGGTGGAGGCGGGGAAGAAGATCCACGTCTTTGCCGATGAGACCCGGCCCTTTCTGCAAGGCTCGCGTTTGACCGCATGGGAGCTGAATAAAGACGGCATTCCGACGACCGTCATCTCCGACAACATGGCGGGCGCGATGATGCGCCAGGGCAAGATCGGCGCTGTCGTAGTCGGGGCCGACCGCATTGCCGCCAACGGCGATGTAGCCAACAAGATTGGAACTTATACGGTTGCAGTGCTGGCAAAAGAGCATGGGATTCCGTTCTATGTGGCAGCGCCGTGGTCCACGGTGGACCTGGCCACACCCGATGGCGATGGGATTCCCATCGAGCAGCGCGCTGCTACCGAGGTCACACACTTTGCCGGCAAGCGGCTTACTCCTGAAGGTGTTGGGGTGGAAAATCCGGCGTTCGATGTCACGCCCAATAACTACATTGCCGCCATTATCACCGAGCGCGGACTGGCAAGAGCGCCGTACCAAAACTCTCTGAAGCAATTGGCCAATGGGAGGAAGTAA